From Blastochloris viridis, one genomic window encodes:
- a CDS encoding [protein-PII] uridylyltransferase, giving the protein MPRTSCAQPRSPLRSRAPRPFEAVFDEAAFGADLDAIAQTHRGDPSALRMAVVHRAKQALADGRRQTEAWLREDGQGRACAARLCDMEDALIRMLYERVGAAIYGSDHHSTSEHMAVVATGGYGRGLLAPGSDIDLLFLLPYKQTAWGESIAESILYTLWDIGQKVGHATRSIDECIRQAKADITIRTAVLEARFVCGDRTLFDDLIARFDREVVSGTASEYVTAKLAERDERHRRVGASRYLVEPNVKDGKGGLRDLHTLFWIAKYVYRVREPAGLLQQGVFSKAEYSTFRRAEDFLWSVRCHLHFLTGRAEERLSFDVQREMAQRLGYTEHPGQRDVERFMKHYFLTAKDVGDLTRIVCSQLEENEAKSLPVLNRFVQRLIPRRRKSLGDAGDFIVDHGRITITDDEVFERDPVNLIRLFWLADHQDLAFHPDPMRLITRQLKLVNDELRSNDEANRLFRDILVSKNDPETVLRRMDEVGLLGRFVPEFGRIVALMQFSMYHHYTVDEHLIRCIGVLSTIERGTDPSLGLANELMAGIQNRDLLYIALFLHDIAKGRPDDHSILGARVARRFCPRLGLTPAETDTVAWLVEHHLTMSTIAQSRDLSDRKTIETFAGVVQSLERLKMLTVLTTADIRAVGPGVWNSWKAQLLRTLYYETEPVLTGGFSEVNRSERVAAAQRQFRNAMAEWSAADIDAYLARHYPPYWLKVDLPHKLAHARFVHASEAASRLPATRFDLAGRAGVTEVTVLAVDHPRLLSVIAGACAAGGANIVDAQIYTTTDGLALDTIAISREFPDDADETRRIGRVCDAIEKALSGDVPVSEAMVQRGAPKTRQRAFDVPPEVTLNNAWSNRFTVIEVTGLDRPGLLHDLTATLSRLNLNIASAHIATFGEKVVDVFYVTDLTGALITSAQRQAAIKRALVSVLAPPAEERARRARTEAG; this is encoded by the coding sequence ATGCCGCGAACCTCGTGCGCCCAGCCACGCAGTCCCCTCCGCAGTCGTGCTCCCCGCCCGTTCGAGGCGGTGTTCGACGAAGCTGCGTTCGGAGCCGATCTCGACGCCATCGCCCAGACGCACCGCGGCGATCCCTCCGCGCTCCGCATGGCGGTGGTGCATCGCGCCAAGCAGGCGCTGGCCGACGGCCGCCGCCAGACCGAGGCGTGGCTGCGCGAGGACGGCCAGGGCCGCGCCTGCGCCGCCCGGCTGTGCGATATGGAAGACGCCCTGATCCGCATGCTCTACGAGCGGGTCGGCGCCGCCATCTACGGCTCGGACCACCATTCCACCTCCGAGCACATGGCGGTGGTCGCCACCGGCGGCTATGGCCGCGGCCTGCTCGCGCCGGGCTCGGACATCGATCTGCTGTTCCTGTTGCCCTACAAGCAGACCGCCTGGGGCGAGAGCATCGCCGAATCGATCCTCTACACCCTGTGGGACATCGGCCAGAAGGTCGGCCACGCCACCCGCTCGATCGACGAGTGCATCCGCCAGGCCAAGGCCGACATCACCATCCGCACCGCGGTGCTGGAGGCGCGGTTCGTGTGCGGCGACCGCACGCTCTTTGACGATCTGATCGCCAGGTTCGACCGCGAGGTGGTGTCCGGCACCGCCTCCGAATACGTCACCGCCAAGCTTGCCGAACGCGACGAACGCCACCGCCGGGTCGGCGCCTCGCGCTATCTGGTCGAGCCCAACGTCAAGGACGGCAAGGGCGGGCTGCGCGACCTCCACACCCTGTTCTGGATCGCCAAGTACGTCTACCGCGTGCGCGAGCCGGCCGGCCTGCTGCAGCAGGGCGTGTTCTCCAAGGCCGAATACAGCACGTTCCGCCGGGCCGAGGACTTCCTGTGGTCGGTGCGCTGCCACCTGCATTTCCTCACCGGCCGCGCCGAGGAGCGGTTGTCGTTCGACGTCCAGCGCGAGATGGCGCAGCGGCTCGGCTACACCGAGCACCCCGGCCAGCGCGACGTCGAGCGGTTCATGAAGCACTACTTCCTGACCGCCAAGGACGTCGGCGACCTCACCCGTATCGTCTGCTCCCAGTTGGAGGAGAACGAGGCCAAGTCGCTGCCGGTGCTCAACCGCTTTGTCCAGCGGCTGATCCCCAGGCGTCGCAAGAGCCTGGGCGATGCCGGCGACTTCATCGTCGACCACGGCCGCATCACCATCACCGACGACGAGGTGTTCGAGCGCGACCCGGTCAATCTGATTCGTCTGTTCTGGCTGGCCGATCACCAGGATCTCGCCTTCCATCCCGACCCGATGCGGCTGATCACCCGCCAGCTCAAGCTGGTGAACGACGAACTGCGCTCGAACGACGAAGCCAACCGGCTGTTCCGCGACATTCTGGTGTCGAAGAACGACCCGGAGACCGTGCTGCGCCGCATGGACGAGGTCGGGCTGCTCGGACGCTTCGTGCCGGAATTCGGCCGCATCGTCGCGCTGATGCAATTTTCGATGTACCACCACTACACGGTGGACGAGCATCTGATCCGCTGCATCGGCGTGTTGTCGACCATCGAGCGCGGCACCGACCCCTCGCTCGGCCTCGCCAACGAGCTGATGGCGGGCATCCAGAACCGCGACCTGCTCTATATCGCGCTGTTCCTGCACGACATCGCCAAGGGCCGGCCGGACGATCATTCCATCCTCGGCGCCCGCGTCGCCCGGCGCTTCTGTCCGCGCCTCGGCCTGACCCCGGCCGAGACCGACACCGTGGCCTGGCTGGTCGAGCATCATCTGACGATGTCGACCATCGCCCAATCGCGCGACCTGTCCGACCGCAAGACCATCGAGACCTTTGCGGGCGTGGTGCAGAGCCTGGAGCGGCTGAAGATGCTCACCGTGCTCACCACCGCCGACATTCGCGCGGTGGGTCCCGGCGTGTGGAACAGCTGGAAGGCGCAGCTCTTGCGCACGCTCTATTACGAGACCGAGCCGGTGCTGACCGGCGGCTTCTCCGAGGTCAACCGCTCCGAGCGCGTCGCCGCCGCCCAGCGCCAGTTCCGCAACGCCATGGCGGAGTGGTCGGCCGCCGATATCGACGCCTATCTCGCCCGCCACTACCCACCCTACTGGCTCAAGGTCGACCTTCCGCACAAGCTCGCCCACGCCCGCTTCGTGCACGCCTCGGAGGCGGCGAGCCGGCTGCCGGCAACCCGGTTCGACCTCGCCGGCCGCGCCGGGGTCACCGAGGTGACGGTGCTGGCGGTCGACCACCCGCGGCTGTTGTCGGTGATCGCCGGCGCCTGCGCCGCCGGTGGCGCCAACATCGTCGACGCCCAGATCTACACCACCACCGACGGCCTCGCGCTCGATACCATCGCCATCTCCCGCGAGTTCCCGGACGATGCCGACGAGACGCGCCGCATTGGCCGGGTGTGCGATGCCATCGAGAAGGCGCTGTCGGGCGACGTGCCGGTGTCGGAGGCGATGGTGCAGCGCGGCGCGCCCAAGACCCGCCAGCGCGCGTTCGACGTGCCGCCCGAGGTGACGCTCAACAACGCCTGGTCCAACCGCTTCACCGTGATCGAGGTGACCGGGCTCGACCGGCCGGGCCTCTTGCACGACCTCACCGCCACGCTGTCGCGACTCAACCTCAACATCGCCTCCGCCCACATCGCCACCTTCGGCGAGAAGGTGGTGGACGTGTTCTATGTCACCGACCTCACCGGCGCGCTGATCACCAGCGCCCAGCGCCAGGCCGCGATCAAGCGCGCGCTGGTGTCGGTGCTGGCGCCCCCGGCCGAGGAACGGGCGCGCCGAGCGCGAACCGAGGCCGGCTGA
- a CDS encoding NADP-dependent malic enzyme has product MPPKTNKRRPRPTFTDQEALHFHQMGRPGKLEITPTKPMATQLDLSLAYSPGVAVPVLAIAEDPDRAYDYTARGNMVAVITNGTAILGLGNLGALASKPVMEGKAVLFKRFADVDAIDIEVDTEDPDEFINAVKYLGPSFGGINLEDIKAPECFIIEQKLKELMDIPVFHDDQHGTAIIANAGLINALRLTKRDIKTTKLVVNGAGAAAIACVEVLKALGFTSDNVIMCDTKGVIYQGRTAGMNQWKSAHAARTEARTLTEALVDADVFFGLSVKGALTPEMVATMAPNPIIFAMANPDPEITPEEVASVRSDAIVATGRSDYPNQVNNVLGFPYIFRGALDVRASTINMEMKLAAVHALADLAREDVPDEVAAAYGERPIFGPDYIIPVPFDPRLIHAVPTAVAKAAMQTGVARRPIVDMEAYRQQLQQRRDPVAGVLHRVFERLRRRPRRVVFAEGEEQQVIRAAASFVNQRLGTAVLVGREDKIKAAVKEIGLELPEGIEITNAGLSARSPVYAQHLYERLQRQGHLLRDCQRMINNDRNHFASSMVALGDADAMVSGVTRNFSVVLDYVRQVIDPKPGARLIGLSMVLARGRNLLVADTAVTEMPTAKDLAEIAVQAAAAARRLGTEPRVALLAFSTFGHPQGERSAHVIEAVKLLDSWGVDFEYDGEMSAEVALNRTLMGTYPFCRLSGPANVLVMPAIHAAGISTRMLQELGGATVIGPLLVGLEKPVQIVPLSAKDTDIVNMAALAAYNIGG; this is encoded by the coding sequence ATGCCGCCCAAGACCAACAAGCGCCGCCCGCGCCCGACCTTTACTGACCAGGAGGCGCTGCATTTTCACCAGATGGGGCGCCCGGGCAAACTCGAGATCACCCCGACCAAGCCGATGGCGACCCAGCTCGACCTGTCGCTGGCCTATTCGCCCGGCGTTGCCGTGCCGGTGCTGGCGATCGCCGAAGACCCGGACCGCGCCTATGACTACACGGCGCGCGGCAACATGGTGGCGGTGATCACCAACGGCACCGCCATTTTAGGCCTCGGCAATCTCGGCGCGCTGGCCTCCAAGCCGGTGATGGAAGGCAAGGCGGTGCTGTTCAAGCGCTTCGCCGACGTCGACGCCATCGACATCGAGGTCGATACCGAGGACCCGGACGAATTCATCAATGCGGTGAAGTATCTGGGGCCGTCGTTCGGTGGCATCAACTTGGAGGACATCAAGGCCCCCGAGTGCTTCATCATTGAGCAGAAGCTCAAGGAGTTGATGGACATTCCGGTGTTCCATGATGACCAGCACGGCACCGCGATCATCGCCAATGCCGGGCTGATCAACGCGCTCCGTCTGACAAAACGCGACATCAAGACCACCAAGCTCGTCGTCAACGGCGCCGGCGCCGCGGCGATCGCCTGCGTCGAAGTGCTCAAGGCGCTGGGCTTCACCTCCGACAACGTCATCATGTGCGACACCAAGGGTGTGATCTACCAGGGTCGCACCGCCGGCATGAACCAGTGGAAGTCGGCCCACGCGGCCCGCACCGAGGCGCGCACCCTCACCGAGGCGCTGGTCGACGCCGACGTGTTCTTCGGGCTGTCGGTCAAGGGGGCCTTGACGCCGGAGATGGTGGCCACGATGGCGCCGAACCCGATCATCTTCGCCATGGCCAATCCCGATCCGGAGATCACGCCGGAGGAAGTGGCAAGCGTGCGCAGCGACGCCATCGTCGCCACTGGCCGTTCCGACTATCCCAACCAGGTCAACAACGTCCTCGGCTTTCCCTACATCTTCCGCGGCGCGCTCGACGTGCGCGCCTCCACCATCAATATGGAGATGAAGCTGGCGGCGGTGCACGCGCTGGCGGACCTGGCGCGCGAGGACGTGCCCGACGAGGTCGCCGCCGCCTATGGCGAGCGGCCGATCTTCGGCCCCGACTACATCATCCCGGTGCCATTCGACCCGCGACTGATCCACGCCGTGCCGACCGCGGTGGCGAAGGCTGCGATGCAGACCGGCGTCGCCCGCCGGCCGATCGTCGACATGGAAGCCTATCGCCAGCAGTTGCAGCAGCGGCGCGATCCGGTGGCCGGCGTGCTGCACCGGGTGTTCGAGCGGCTGCGCCGCCGGCCGCGCCGCGTGGTGTTCGCCGAGGGCGAGGAGCAGCAGGTGATCCGCGCCGCCGCGAGCTTCGTCAACCAGCGGCTCGGTACCGCCGTGCTGGTCGGCCGCGAGGACAAGATCAAGGCTGCCGTCAAGGAGATCGGGCTGGAGTTGCCCGAAGGCATCGAGATCACCAATGCCGGGCTCTCCGCCCGCAGCCCCGTCTACGCCCAGCATCTCTATGAGCGGCTGCAGCGCCAAGGCCACCTCTTGCGCGACTGCCAGCGGATGATCAACAACGACCGCAACCACTTCGCCTCCTCGATGGTGGCGCTGGGCGACGCCGACGCCATGGTGTCGGGCGTCACCCGCAATTTCTCGGTGGTGCTCGACTATGTGCGGCAGGTGATCGACCCCAAGCCGGGGGCGCGGCTGATCGGGCTGTCGATGGTGCTGGCGCGCGGCCGCAACCTCCTGGTTGCCGATACCGCGGTGACCGAAATGCCGACCGCGAAAGACCTCGCCGAGATCGCGGTGCAGGCAGCCGCCGCCGCCCGCCGGCTCGGCACCGAGCCGCGCGTCGCGCTGCTCGCGTTCTCGACCTTCGGCCACCCGCAGGGCGAGCGCTCCGCCCACGTCATCGAGGCGGTGAAGCTGCTCGATTCCTGGGGCGTCGATTTCGAGTATGACGGCGAGATGAGCGCGGAGGTGGCGCTCAACCGCACCTTGATGGGCACCTACCCGTTCTGCCGGCTGTCGGGGCCGGCCAACGTGCTGGTGATGCCGGCGATCCACGCTGCCGGTATCTCGACCCGCATGCTGCAGGAGCTGGGCGGCGCCACCGTGATCGGCCCGCTGCTGGTCGGGCTGGAGAAGCCGGTGCAGATCGTGCCGCTGTCGGCGAAAGACACCGACATCGTCAACATGGCCGCGCTGGCGGCCTACAATATCGGCGGGTGA
- the mutS gene encoding DNA mismatch repair protein MutS, producing the protein MSRVEETSGMEAADERVTPLMAQYIEIKTANPDCLLFYRMGDFYEMFFEDAELASRALGIALTKRGKHKGADIPMAGVPVERANDYLQRLIAQGFRVAVCEQLEDPAEARKRGSKSVVKRDVIRLVTPGTITEEQLLDSRRNNWLLAVARARPSSAEAASFGLAWADISTGAFHVAEVGGGRLAAEVARLDPGEIVIADALYSDTDLAPFWREQRAVTPLGRDLFDAMTAERRLAGFFGIATADAFGVFSRLELTAAAAIAGYIERTQVGKRPPLAPPQREALGETMAIDAATRVNLELLRALSGTRQGSLITAIDRTVTAAGARLLADRLSSPLADSAAVNARLDAVAWVVADGDLRQALRRTLETAPDIERALARLALGRGGPRDLFALARGLTVAADLARTVAARAPPAEIAAATHDLAAPDPAVAAVIDAALADELPLLKRDGGFVRAGYDADLDGLRRLSEDSRRVIAETQARYAEETAVKSLKVRHNAQLGYVVEVAAQHGDKLLGPPFNATFMHRQTLAGALRFSTVELSELESKIATAAERARAIELAVFEQLVTRVLDQGDAIKAAARALAVLDVTTALATLAATEDWTRPVVDASLAFRISGGRHPVVEQALRRDGGPFVANDCDLSPPTPAGDAGRLWLITGPNMAGKSTFLRQNALIAVLAQIGAFVPAKSAHIGVVDRLFSRVGAADDLARGRSTFMVEMVETAAILNQAGPRALVILDEIGRGTATFDGLSIAWASLEHLHETNRCRTLFATHFHELTALSTRLKRLKNATVRVKEWHGEVIFLHEVAEGMADRSYGIQVAKLAGLPAAVVARAKVVLAELEKSDRGAPIHRLADDLPLFAALRPKAAEPASAAAPDPVAELLAALDPDDMTPKDALEALYRLKAAAAAT; encoded by the coding sequence ATGAGCAGAGTGGAGGAGACCAGCGGCATGGAGGCGGCGGACGAGCGCGTCACGCCGCTGATGGCGCAGTATATCGAGATCAAGACCGCCAATCCGGACTGCTTGTTGTTCTACCGGATGGGTGATTTCTACGAGATGTTCTTCGAGGACGCCGAGCTGGCCTCGCGCGCGCTGGGCATCGCCCTCACCAAGCGGGGCAAGCACAAGGGCGCCGACATCCCGATGGCGGGCGTTCCGGTCGAGCGTGCCAATGATTATCTGCAGCGGCTGATCGCGCAGGGCTTCCGCGTCGCGGTGTGCGAGCAGCTGGAGGACCCGGCGGAGGCGCGCAAGCGCGGCTCGAAGTCGGTGGTGAAGCGCGACGTCATCCGCCTCGTCACCCCCGGCACCATCACCGAGGAGCAGCTGCTCGATTCCCGCCGCAACAACTGGCTGCTGGCGGTGGCCCGCGCCCGGCCGTCCTCGGCGGAGGCCGCGAGCTTCGGCCTGGCCTGGGCCGACATCTCGACCGGTGCCTTCCACGTCGCCGAGGTCGGGGGAGGCCGGCTCGCCGCCGAGGTCGCGCGGCTCGACCCCGGCGAGATCGTGATCGCCGACGCGCTCTATTCGGATACGGATCTGGCGCCGTTCTGGCGCGAGCAGCGAGCGGTGACCCCGCTCGGGCGGGATCTGTTCGATGCCATGACCGCGGAGCGCCGGCTCGCCGGCTTTTTCGGCATCGCCACCGCGGATGCGTTCGGGGTGTTCTCCCGCCTCGAACTGACCGCGGCCGCCGCCATCGCCGGCTATATCGAGCGCACCCAGGTCGGCAAGCGCCCGCCGCTGGCGCCGCCGCAGCGCGAGGCGCTGGGCGAAACCATGGCGATCGACGCCGCCACCCGGGTCAATCTCGAGCTGTTGCGCGCGCTGTCGGGCACCCGCCAGGGCAGCCTGATCACCGCCATCGACCGCACCGTCACCGCCGCCGGCGCGCGCCTGCTGGCCGACCGGCTGTCGAGCCCACTCGCCGACAGCGCTGCCGTCAACGCCCGGCTCGACGCCGTGGCGTGGGTCGTCGCCGACGGCGACCTGCGCCAGGCGCTGCGCCGCACGCTGGAGACCGCGCCCGACATCGAGCGGGCGCTGGCGCGCCTCGCGCTCGGCCGCGGCGGCCCGCGCGATCTTTTCGCGCTCGCCCGCGGCCTCACCGTTGCCGCCGACCTCGCCCGCACCGTGGCCGCGCGTGCGCCGCCGGCCGAGATCGCGGCGGCCACGCACGACCTCGCCGCGCCCGACCCGGCGGTGGCGGCCGTGATCGATGCCGCGCTCGCCGACGAGCTGCCGCTGCTCAAGCGCGACGGCGGCTTCGTGCGGGCTGGCTACGACGCCGACCTCGACGGCCTGCGCCGCCTGTCGGAGGATTCGCGGCGGGTCATCGCCGAAACCCAGGCGCGCTACGCCGAGGAGACCGCCGTCAAGTCGCTGAAGGTTCGCCACAACGCCCAACTCGGCTATGTCGTCGAGGTTGCGGCCCAGCACGGCGACAAGCTGCTCGGGCCGCCGTTCAACGCCACCTTCATGCATCGCCAGACCCTGGCCGGCGCGCTGCGCTTTTCCACCGTCGAGCTGTCCGAGCTTGAGTCCAAAATCGCCACCGCCGCCGAGCGGGCGCGGGCGATCGAACTCGCCGTCTTCGAGCAGTTGGTGACGCGCGTGCTCGATCAGGGCGACGCCATCAAGGCGGCGGCACGGGCGCTGGCGGTGCTCGACGTCACCACCGCGCTCGCCACCTTGGCGGCAACCGAGGACTGGACGCGGCCGGTGGTCGACGCGTCGCTGGCGTTCCGCATCAGCGGCGGCCGCCACCCGGTGGTCGAGCAGGCGCTGCGCCGCGACGGCGGCCCATTTGTCGCCAACGACTGCGACCTGTCGCCGCCGACACCGGCCGGCGACGCCGGCCGGCTGTGGCTGATCACCGGCCCCAACATGGCCGGCAAATCGACCTTCCTGCGCCAGAACGCGCTGATCGCGGTGCTGGCGCAGATCGGCGCGTTCGTGCCGGCGAAAAGCGCCCACATCGGCGTGGTCGACCGCTTGTTCTCGCGGGTCGGCGCGGCCGACGATCTCGCCCGCGGCCGCTCGACCTTCATGGTCGAGATGGTGGAAACCGCCGCCATCCTCAACCAGGCCGGTCCCCGCGCGCTGGTGATCCTGGACGAGATCGGCCGCGGCACCGCCACCTTCGATGGCCTGTCGATCGCGTGGGCGAGCCTTGAGCACCTCCACGAAACCAACCGTTGCCGCACCCTGTTCGCCACCCATTTCCACGAGCTGACGGCGCTGTCCACCCGCCTCAAGCGGCTGAAGAACGCCACGGTGCGGGTCAAGGAATGGCACGGCGAGGTGATCTTCCTGCACGAGGTTGCCGAAGGGATGGCCGATCGCTCCTACGGCATCCAGGTCGCCAAGCTCGCCGGCCTGCCGGCGGCGGTGGTGGCGCGCGCCAAGGTGGTGCTGGCGGAGCTGGAGAAGAGCGACCGCGGCGCACCGATCCACCGTCTCGCCGACGATCTGCCGCTGTTCGCCGCGCTGCGGCCCAAGGCCGCCGAGCCTGCGTCCGCGGCTGCACCCGACCCGGTCGCCGAGTTGCTGGCGGCGCTCGACCCCGACGACATGACGCCGAAGGATGCGCTCGAGGCGCTCTACCGCCTCAAGGCGGCGGCGGCGGCGACTTGA